The following are encoded together in the Streptomyces tsukubensis genome:
- a CDS encoding ABC transporter permease codes for MSAAPVEAAPGAVRSETPVSRPAIGELAPRARLFPALAAVYRAQLSRARVARIPLLFVATFQSIGIMILMRGVVDGGGEARSVVAGSAVLVVAFVALNLLAQYFGQLRAGGGLDHYATLPVPPAAVVLGAAAAYASFTLPGTFVTAAVGCTLFQLPLVHLWVLFAVVPLAGAALAGLGAACGLLAPRPELATLLGQLGMSAALLLGVLPPERMPEIVVWARDLLPSTYGVEAFVRTFDAHPDWMAVLGDLAVCAGVGVASLALATWAYRRAAVR; via the coding sequence ATGAGCGCCGCCCCCGTGGAGGCCGCGCCGGGCGCGGTCAGGAGCGAGACACCGGTCTCCCGTCCCGCCATCGGTGAGCTGGCCCCGCGCGCCAGGCTCTTCCCCGCCCTCGCCGCCGTCTACCGCGCCCAGCTCTCCCGCGCCCGGGTGGCCCGCATCCCGCTGCTTTTCGTGGCGACCTTCCAGTCCATCGGAATCATGATCCTCATGCGGGGTGTGGTCGACGGCGGGGGAGAGGCCCGCTCCGTCGTCGCGGGCTCCGCGGTGCTGGTCGTGGCCTTCGTCGCGCTCAACCTGCTCGCCCAGTACTTCGGGCAGCTGAGGGCCGGGGGCGGACTCGACCACTACGCCACGCTCCCCGTGCCGCCCGCCGCCGTCGTACTGGGCGCCGCCGCCGCGTACGCCTCCTTCACGCTGCCCGGCACCTTCGTCACCGCCGCGGTCGGCTGCACACTCTTCCAGCTCCCGCTGGTTCACCTGTGGGTGCTGTTCGCCGTCGTACCGCTCGCCGGGGCCGCGCTCGCCGGGCTCGGAGCGGCGTGCGGACTGCTCGCGCCCCGCCCCGAACTGGCCACCCTCCTCGGACAGCTCGGCATGTCCGCCGCGCTGCTCCTCGGCGTACTGCCGCCCGAGCGGATGCCGGAGATCGTCGTCTGGGCGCGCGACCTGCTGCCCTCCACGTACGGGGTGGAGGCCTTCGTCAGGACGTTCGACGCCCACCCGGACTGGATGGCCGTCCTCG
- a CDS encoding ABC transporter ATP-binding protein, whose translation MSTRTVQAGHGIDAVASVRDLVKTYPAVRGRRGAPGTPEVRATDGVDLEIRRGEIFGLLGPNGAGKSTLVRQLTGLMRPDSGQVEILGHDVVRHPERAARLLAYLGQESTALDELTVSLAAETTGRLRGLDVAAARAERDAVLDELGMGDLAGRPLKKLSGGQRRLACLAAALVGRRSLLVLDEPTTGMDPVARRAVWAAVDRRRAEQGATVLLVTHNVIEAETVLDRVAVMERGRVIACDTPAGLKAEVAGEVRLELVWRERAPLDVPEVAALRPLSVESGRRWVLRLAPEEARAAVGAVTGGAAFAALDDFTLATPSLEDVYLALGGTAKGLDKG comes from the coding sequence GTGAGTACGCGCACGGTACAGGCGGGACACGGCATCGACGCCGTGGCCTCGGTGCGGGACCTGGTCAAGACATACCCCGCTGTCCGCGGCAGGCGCGGCGCGCCCGGCACCCCCGAGGTGCGGGCCACCGACGGGGTCGACCTGGAGATCCGGCGCGGGGAGATCTTCGGGCTGCTCGGCCCCAACGGGGCGGGCAAGTCCACGCTCGTACGCCAGCTCACCGGGCTGATGCGGCCCGACTCCGGGCAGGTGGAGATCCTCGGTCACGACGTCGTGCGCCACCCGGAACGCGCCGCCAGGCTGCTGGCCTACCTGGGCCAGGAGTCGACCGCCCTCGACGAGCTGACGGTGTCGCTGGCAGCCGAGACCACCGGACGGCTGCGCGGGCTCGACGTGGCCGCCGCGCGGGCCGAACGCGACGCCGTACTGGACGAACTCGGGATGGGCGACCTCGCGGGCAGACCACTGAAGAAGCTCTCGGGCGGGCAGCGCAGACTCGCGTGTCTCGCCGCCGCACTGGTCGGACGCCGCTCCCTGCTCGTACTCGACGAACCGACCACCGGGATGGACCCCGTCGCCCGGCGCGCCGTCTGGGCCGCCGTCGACAGGCGCAGGGCCGAACAGGGCGCCACGGTGCTGCTCGTCACCCACAACGTCATCGAGGCCGAGACCGTACTCGACCGGGTCGCCGTGATGGAACGGGGCCGGGTCATCGCCTGCGACACCCCCGCCGGGCTCAAGGCCGAGGTCGCGGGCGAGGTGCGGCTGGAGCTGGTGTGGCGCGAAAGGGCCCCCCTCGACGTGCCCGAGGTGGCGGCGCTGCGCCCGCTCTCGGTCGAATCCGGGCGCCGCTGGGTACTGAGGCTGGCGCCCGAAGAGGCCCGCGCGGCCGTCGGTGCGGTCACGGGCGGCGCGGCCTTCGCGGCGCTCGACGACTTCACGCTGGCGACCCCCAGCCTTGAGGACGTGTATCTGGCGCTCGGCGGAACAGCGAAGGGGCTGGACAAGGGGTGA